The Mastacembelus armatus chromosome 20, fMasArm1.2, whole genome shotgun sequence DNA segment TTTCTGCTGCTAAAAGGTGCACTGCTATTGCTCCAGTGCAAACAGCTCACACTATGTGTTTTAAAGTTCATGGTCGAATACTGAAAAATCACTAGTAAATTAGGAGAGGATTTGGCAGTTTTGTTTAACAATGTAACAGTGTGAGTGAAACTTTAGTTTAGATTACATCTTCTTGTCTAAGTATAAGCAAATCTATTTATTCCTCTTTATTTTCAactggatgtttctgttttgttaaacCTTCATACTTGCTATGCCATTAATTTAAACAGGAGAGcaatatattttatcattttctttacCACACACATCCTACAGTCTGGACATATTGTGTCTATCTCCCGATGCTGCCTAGGGCCCAGCCATTATGATGTCCTACCTGCTGATCTCAGGTCTGTTCCTGACCAGACTGAGGAGGCCCATAGGCAAGATGACAGTCACTGAACAGCGCTATGAGGGAGAGTATCGCTATGTCAACTCTCGCCTCATTACCAACAGGTAAACACATCAGAAACAACTCAAACTCTGTTGCTGTACATCTGTTTACTACATGGgtttatctttttctcttcagtgagGAAATAGCCTTCTACAATGGGAACAAGAGGGAAAAACAGACCATTTATGCCACATTTAAGAAACTGGTGAGATATTATTTATCACTTTCCCACAAGAGAATACGTGTTGTTAAGAATCATTTACAGTTGAATGACTAGACTGTGTGACACCTCTGACCACAAATGACGTGGGGGTGTAGTCAGGATGATGTTTTACCAAACAGTAATGGCCTGATGTACTATAAAACTCCAGATGGGTGAGAAGTCCAAAATATTAactattaattttttttcttaaaaattaaTGCAACTGCAATGTGGTGTTGTCGTTAGTATTCACTCAAATCCAAGACTTAAGAACATTAAGTCCACTTCCTCTGAACCATTTTCTAAATAGTAGTGTTACACATGCAGCAGCTACATTTAATGCTTGAATCAACTTTCACAGCTGTTGTCTAGTAGAGGAAAGAATGTACAACAGTAGCTGTAAACATCAGGTAccttatttcattttatattttgaaaagcaCAGATGATCAAAAACTGTTTAATCCTGTGCTTTAATGGTGTGTTTGCAATAAATCCCCAGAATTATCCTACGCAAGGGGAAAAACTTTTGTGTAAGTCCTTATTGTGTCCTTTTCCAAATTCAGattgtaaacacatttattttgtcttccAGGTGGACCATTTGCATAATTTCATCTTCTTTCGATTTACCATGGGATTTGTGGACAGTATAATTGCCAAGTGTAAGTTTGATAGGCTGTTTTTCTCATAATATATAGGTgacatttattataaaaattacTTCCCCTTACAATAAGTCATTTAGGAAATTGTTTCGTTTAAGGACAGAATAGACAGCTCAATACATCATTAAGCAATAAATAACTAAGAAAATAtacattaatatttgtttattgtgtgtttatttattttgttggcACATTTCAGATACTGGTCTAGGTATTTCCATGAAATTTAAGTCAACCccataatttgaaaaaaatatttgggaGTTGTATTGAATTGCTCATATGTGTTAGCGCCAGCACTGGGACTGTCTCTTAACATAAAAAGGGGCTCTGGAGCAACAACAATTATGAGCCACAGATATGGTGAGAAATCACATCCTTGTCTGTGACAAGGTTTCCATAGAATTTGTACAGATTCAAGcagtaaaatgtttctgtaaaacGTATTAACAAAATCTTTTTCATACTGCATAAACTTTACTCAAAATCCTGAGTTATCTGCACTCGGCCTCTAAATCTAATGATGCTCTTCCTCTGCAGACCTGGCCACTGTGGTGGGCTACCTGGTGGTTAGCCGGCCATTCCTAAACCTGTCTCACCCCCGACACCTGCACAGCACACACTCTGAGTTGCTGGAGGTCAGGAAAAAAAGACACTCACACAGATAATTGTAGTCACACTATGATAATGTAGACTCACCTGTTTTGGTCAATCTTTAAATTAAGGAAATCAAGTAAATTGAACTCATAAGTAAAGGGACTGCATGAATCATTTACAGTTGAGTGACTagatgaatgaaataaatgtgtgttaattCAGCTCAAAAGTTCAAACCAGTCAGTGCATACTGTTGTATAACCACAAAGCAGTAAGGTTGTTGCCAAAGTAATAAACATATCTTTTCCAGTGACACGAAGAAGTAGAAAAACACTTGTATGACAGTAAAGCTTCCTTTGATGCTGTAAGGTTTGACTGAAGTGATTGGACTTGTTTGGCCTCTAGGACTACTACCAGAGTGGAAGGATGCTCCTGCGAATGTCCCAGGCCCTGGGCAGAATTGTCCTGGCTGGCCGAGAGATGACACGCCTCTCAGGGTGAGTGTTGTTGAATAGTACAAAAAAGGCAGaattcaaagcaaaaaaaataaaaataatctaacAAATGATTTTCATTAGTCTCTTAGTTTTTGGTCAGTCTGATACTATTTGGAGCCTGATTAAAATGTGAGCTGTATCTGGCTCAATGAGTTAAACTTTTCCAAAGGTGATCAATCTGTATTCATATGGTGTCAAATCAGCAACTGATTTAATTATCATTAGATCTATTTCAAATATGGGGCATTGGcagatgttttatgttgttgtcgcttctctgatttttgtttcttgtgtATGTTGCCACAGATTCACTGCCCGTATCACTGAACTGATGAAAGTCCTGAAAGAGCTGAATGCTGGAAAATATGAGCGCACCATGATCTCCATGCAGGAGAAAGGTACATGTGACTCCTATGCAAAATAATGTgtgacagaaatgttttttttcatctgagGTAATTGGAGTGAGTGAGCTTTGGTTTATTCCACTTTTCCTAGAATTAGACTCTGCAGAGAATCTTGTTCTGGTGCCTGGAAGTGGTCAAATAATCAACAAAGACAACATCATCAAGTACGTCTCTCATCTGGCTCGGGTAGACCTCTGTTAAATACAttccattttctatttttatgagCTCAGTTTTAAAgcaatatgttttattttgcagatttGACCATACCCCTCTAGCAACACCCAATGGAGACATCCTGATCAGAGACCTCACATTTGAGGTAAATCTCATCTTTCATTGCCATATTTCAGGCAAATAGGCTTTGATTGCCAGAATTATTTGAATTTGTTTGGAAGAgttggtttaatttttttttttttaatcatactGGCATGTCCATGATGTGGGACATCTGAGCACACATGTTTCTCTGTAGTATTATATTTCAACCTGTAATTGTTTCTATGTCCTGTAAAGGTGAGGTCTGGTACAAATGTTCTCGTGTGTGGACCAAACGGCTGTGGAAAGAGCTCTCTGTTCAGAGTCCTTGGAGAGGTGAGGCACTTTTTAGTTTGATGGTGGCTAATCGGCTAAATTGCGTCTGTAAAGTAATATACATACAGAATATCATGCATATCTTGTATGTTGTTCTCTGTACATAAAAAGcttgttcatgttttttattttttatagctGTGGCCTCTGTTTGGAGGACAACTAACAAAACCTGAGCGAGGGAAGCTCTTCTATGTTCCACAGGTAagtcatttgtttaaaaatgatctAAAAACTCATGTTCCACTGTCAATAACGTGATCTGGAAATATAGCTTGACAAAGCAAACTCTCTTAGACCAATTTTCAATGTATGAAGTTGAGGCAGGTGTGTAAAGGATAATACATCAAATttgaattttatgtttttaatcatgCATTATTAATATCTTTGATATACCCACTTCAGCCtacaaagacatgcaggctCCAGTTTCTCTGCTAGTGTTAttaaacacacatgtaaataaaaatgatcacagTTTAGTTGAAACACTGAAGTTAAATAATTCCAAGTAAAGTAAAACTTAAGAAATTGATTCCTTGAACTCACTAATACTGTTGTGGTGTCTTTGAGCTGAGGTCCTTATCCCCTGTAACCAGCAGGTACCAGGCAATTTCCAGATGTGAACagatgtaaatgttaaaaaaaatgttgaaattgcAGGAATTTATGCAAACTTTCATGTTACGCCTATTGAATTTTCAGTTTGActgactgtgttgtgtttgtctaGAGACCCTACATGACTCTGGGTTCTCTGAGGGACCAGGTCATTTACCCTGACACATATGatgaacagagaaagaaaggcatCTCTGATCAGGTGGGACAGCACAGTCCTACATAATTTATGCCTTCACTATCAGCGTCTTTCTGTTTGTGATGAAACCCTTTAtgttgtctgtttgtgtccagGTGTTGAAGGAGTACCTGGACAATGTTCAGCTTGGTCACATCCTGGAGAGAGAGGGCACCTGGGACTCAGTCCAGGACTGGATGGACATCCTCAGTGGAGGAGAGAAGCAGAGGATGGCTGTAAGTACTGACTGACCCCCTGTCAACCTGCAGTACAGCTATGGATTTACATAACACAGGACAAGCCTGTTCTGCCCTTAAACAATGGTTAGCACAAGGTTATATATGTACTTACTATGTAtaatgtgtttgtatatttgaaaaaaaacgTAAATCGAAAACAAAGAACCCGTTAGAATGTCTAAaagcatttctatttttttaatttggaatattttattttatgatgtaCTTGACTGACTAATTtaaatccagtttctttgaaTAACACATGTTAACAtagcagtgtgtttttgttgttcattttgAACATGAAGCATGTTCTTGCTGAAAAACACTGTACCATCACTGCCCCGCTTCAAGTTTCATGTGCGAATGTTTCTGTAGATGGCCAGACTGTTCTACCACAAGCCCCAGTTTGCTATTCTGGATGAGTGCACCAGTGCAGTGAGTGTGGATGTAGAGGATTACATCTACAGCCACTGCAGGACGGTACGACCCTTCAAaatatctctcacacacacatacacacacacacacacaatgtttacATCTGGTCTCATGTGAGACCAAAGCAATAGGAGATCACTACCAGCCTAGACTCTGTCATGCAGTATCTGAACCCATCAGTGAATGGTGTTGTAAAGGCCTTAAGTGCTTATTTCAGTTTAGGAGGTTGTACTtgttcactgtttgtttgttcagtgaAGCCACTGGATaaacaaatctaaataaatTCAGTGTCTTGGAGCACAGTAAAACAGCTATTACTCATTCTTTCTCAACTTCATTTCATGACATTTTCCTTTGATTTAGTGCCATAAAGCAGCCCATCAGATACTGTTATGTAGAGTACAACCTGTTAGTACACAAAGTCATTTAGAGACCAGGTCCGGCTGCTTCAGCAACAATTAAAGTATCTCAGGATTAATGTGCTAATAACAGGTTAATGTTGCAATGCTTCATACTGTGTAGATGTGGCTAGTGAAAGTTTCTTCTTTGCTGATTGGTTAGAGTCCAGTACTGTTTACATCTTCTTTGATCCACAGGTGGGCATCAGCTTGTTTACAGTGTCCCACAGAAAATCTCTGTGGAAGCACCATGAGGTAAAAAGTCATCATCTAttgtttttgtgaatttaaATGAAATCGATTCCCACAGCCACCATTACCGTTTTCACTGCAGCCCATTGTCAGTTTCTTAGAGCAGATATTTCTTGTAGTTTAAAGTGTAGTTTATGAACCAGCCATACAGATCTGATATAGATTACATTAtagtttttcacagtttttgtttaaaactgaATTTCCTTCAGATGTCTCCTTTCTTTATTACTAactttatgttttctgtgttttcatctctgCGATAAAGTATTATCTCCACATGGACGGCAGAGGAAACTATGAATTCAAGCCCATCACAG contains these protein-coding regions:
- the abcd3a gene encoding ATP-binding cassette sub-family D member 3a isoform X1; translation: MAVFSKYLTAKNSSIAGGILLVLYLLKHRRRAHKQAGKKGASDQVVNTEKDGRKDRAAVDKVFFLRIIQILRIMVPRVFCMETAYLMLIATMLVARTYCDVWMIQNGTMIESAIIGRSTKDFKIYLFSFIKFMPLIALINNFLKLGLNELKLRFRERLTKKLYDQYLQGFTYYKMGNLDNRIANADQLLTQDVEKFCNSVVDLYSNLSKPLLDIGLYIFKLTSAIGAQGPAIMMSYLLISGLFLTRLRRPIGKMTVTEQRYEGEYRYVNSRLITNSEEIAFYNGNKREKQTIYATFKKLVDHLHNFIFFRFTMGFVDSIIAKYLATVVGYLVVSRPFLNLSHPRHLHSTHSELLEDYYQSGRMLLRMSQALGRIVLAGREMTRLSGFTARITELMKVLKELNAGKYERTMISMQEKELDSAENLVLVPGSGQIINKDNIIKFDHTPLATPNGDILIRDLTFEVRSGTNVLVCGPNGCGKSSLFRVLGELWPLFGGQLTKPERGKLFYVPQRPYMTLGSLRDQVIYPDTYDEQRKKGISDQVLKEYLDNVQLGHILEREGTWDSVQDWMDILSGGEKQRMAMARLFYHKPQFAILDECTSAVSVDVEDYIYSHCRTVGISLFTVSHRKSLWKHHEYYLHMDGRGNYEFKPITEETVEFGS
- the abcd3a gene encoding ATP-binding cassette sub-family D member 3a isoform X2, producing MAVFSKYLTAKNSSIAGGILLVLYLLKHRRRAHKQAGKKGASDQVVNTEKDGRKDRAAVDKVFFLRIIQILRIMVPRVFCMETAYLMLIATMLVARTYCDVWMIQNGTMIESGIISRDINLFKKHFYSYISVIPGIALINNFLKLGLNELKLRFRERLTKKLYDQYLQGFTYYKMGNLDNRIANADQLLTQDVEKFCNSVVDLYSNLSKPLLDIGLYIFKLTSAIGAQGPAIMMSYLLISGLFLTRLRRPIGKMTVTEQRYEGEYRYVNSRLITNSEEIAFYNGNKREKQTIYATFKKLVDHLHNFIFFRFTMGFVDSIIAKYLATVVGYLVVSRPFLNLSHPRHLHSTHSELLEDYYQSGRMLLRMSQALGRIVLAGREMTRLSGFTARITELMKVLKELNAGKYERTMISMQEKELDSAENLVLVPGSGQIINKDNIIKFDHTPLATPNGDILIRDLTFEVRSGTNVLVCGPNGCGKSSLFRVLGELWPLFGGQLTKPERGKLFYVPQRPYMTLGSLRDQVIYPDTYDEQRKKGISDQVLKEYLDNVQLGHILEREGTWDSVQDWMDILSGGEKQRMAMARLFYHKPQFAILDECTSAVSVDVEDYIYSHCRTVGISLFTVSHRKSLWKHHEYYLHMDGRGNYEFKPITEETVEFGS